The DNA sequence CTGGTTATGAGTCGGTACACTTAGGCGAAAAAGATCACCCTGATACGGTGGAAGTTCATATTTTAGAGTCTCAAGTCTTTCCTCGTATTCTTAAAGGTGGAAGCATCGCAGCAGGTGAAACCTACATGGAAGGTCTGTGGCGCTGTTCTAATCTTCATCGTTTATTGCAGTTACTTGCCGATAACCAAGACCATTTGGATAGCCTAGATAGGAAACTACATTGGTTCACCAGCACTTGGTTTAAGGTGCAGCACTTTTTTCGACGCAATCATAAGCGTCAAGCCAAGAAGAATATCTTGGCTCATTACGATTTAGGTAATGATTTTTATCAATCGTTTTTGGATCCTCAGATGCAATATTCTTCAGCCTTATTTGCAGGCCAAGATATCAGTTTGGCGCAAGCGCAGTCCAACAAACTGAAACGTATTTGCGAGCAACTAAAGCTCGAATCCTCTGACCATTTATTAGAAATTGGTACAGGTTGGGGCGGTTTGGCAATTTATGCCGCGAGTCATTACGGATGCAAAGTTACCACCACGACGATTTCTGACAAACAGCATGCTTACGTTTGTGAGCAAATCGAAAAGCAAGATCTAGCGCACTTAATTACGGTGCTTAATAAAGATTACCGCGAGCTCGAGGGCCAATATGACAAATTGGTGTCGATTGAGATGATTGAAGCGGTGGGAGAGCGTTATTTGCCGGGATTTGCTCAGCTCTGCGCTAGTCGCCTTAAAGTCGGCGGTGTTATGCTGCTGCAAGCGATTACCATTGATGACCGTCGCTTTTCTGCTTACAGCAAAACAGTAGACTTTATTCAGCAGTTTATCTTCCCAGGCGGTTTTTTACCTTCACCAAGCTTGTTAAATCAGTTGTTTACTCAACAAGGGCTCAAGCCTATTCAGCGTTTAGAAATGGGCATAGACTACGCAGATACTTTGCAACACTGGCATCACAAGGTTCAACAACAGCGTAAAAGTAGCGGCGAAAACTTCGGTTTTGATGAACAGTTTTACCGCCTCTGGCACTTTTATTTTGCCTATTGTGAAGCCGGCTTTCGTAGTCATAATACCGGTACTGAACAGCTCACTATGGTCAAAGGCTAGTCTCATGCAATGGCCGGTATTGGTTGCCTTTAAGCTCAATTGGCTAGCTGCCTTTTTTTGGGGCGAGCAAGCAATAAGCTTTATGCTCGTTGGGATTGCAGCGCTGATGTTCTTCCAGGTGCGTCACTACCAATGGGCGGTGTTATTACCTTGTTCTATTTTGGCTTTTGTTGGTGTGCTTTTAGACCTGCTACTGGTTCAGCTAGGAGTACTCAGTTTTACATCGACAAACCTGCCACTATTTATGATGTTATTGTGGTGTAGCTTTGCATTATTTTTGCCTACCTTAGCTTCGTTACCTAAACCGATCATGCCCATTTTTGTTGCAGTAATGGGGCCGGTTTCTTACTACTTAGCCAGCCTTGCAGAGGTCTTTTCACTACAGCCGGGTGTATGGCTGGGTTTGCTTATTTTGCTGCCGCTTTGGAGCGTATTTGCTTATCTTGCTCAAACCTTATTGGAGAAACGCTATGCTTAAAGCTTTAGTTTTTGCCAGTCTTGTAGGTGTTTCTCCCGTTGAATCGGTCGACAGTTTGCAATTGGTCGGTGATGCCAAATTGCAGGTGCTATTTTGGCCTGTTTATACTGTCAGTTTACATAGCCCTGATGGGCGTTATCAACAAGACCGCTACCCGATGGTGTTGACCATTGATTACCTGCGGGACATTAAGCGTAACAAGCTTATTGAAGCTACTCAGGACGAATGGCAACGTTTGGGGGTGTGTGATGAAGCGCCTTGTCAGCAGTGGTTAAGCAAGCTGTCTAGTATCTGGACTGATTTGCAAAAGGGTGACCAATTGCAATTGGTGGCTGAATCGGCTCACCAAGGGCGATTTTACTTAAATGGTGAGCATGTTGGTTCGCTAGATGAGCAGCTATTTAGTCAACATTTCTTAGATATTTGGTTGTCAGAAAACAGTCGTTATCCGAAGCAACGGCGCTCATTAACCGGAGCAAACTAACTTTTTTGTAAGCACTCATCTATCACTTGTAATAAGGTTTCAACAGGCTGGGCGCCCGACAATAAAAAGCGGTTATTAAAGATAAAAGCGGGCACGGCCTGTATACCTTGGTTTTGCCAGTTTTGTTGGCTATTACGTACCTCTGCTACATAAATCTCATCAGTTAATACTCGGGCTGCTAACTCGCGTTCTAATCCAACTTGTTCAACGCTATCGAGCAGGTTGTTACGTTGTGAAGGATCTTTTCCTTGGCTAAAGTAAGCGTCGAATAAAGCCAGTTTTAGCTCAGTTTGTTTGCCATAAGGCTGAGCCCAATGCAGTAATTGGTGAGCTTCAAAGGTGTTGTAGATTCTTGAGTCTTGACTGAAGTTAAAGCTAAACCCTAACTCTTGGCCAATGTTTTTCAGTTGCTCGCGGGCGGCTTCGCTTTGCTCAACCGTACTGCCATATTTTTGTTGAATATGTTCACGCAGGTCTTGACCTTCGGCTGGCATTTTAGGGTTTAGTTCAAACGGGTGCCATTGAATATGTGGACGAATACTGTCATCAAGTTGGCTTAATGCCTGTTGCAGACGCAAGTAACCGACGATACACCAAGGACAAACCACGTCAGAAACAATATCGATACGAAGAGATATACCAGCAGACATAATTTGCCCCCTAAATGTAAGAGGCTTAAGTATGCGCTAGTCCCATGATAGTTGGCAAGATAGTTACCGCTTACCCTAGAAAGCAGGCGACAGTTAAGCGCCGACTAAGCG is a window from the Agarivorans sp. TSD2052 genome containing:
- a CDS encoding DsbA family oxidoreductase; translated protein: MSAGISLRIDIVSDVVCPWCIVGYLRLQQALSQLDDSIRPHIQWHPFELNPKMPAEGQDLREHIQQKYGSTVEQSEAAREQLKNIGQELGFSFNFSQDSRIYNTFEAHQLLHWAQPYGKQTELKLALFDAYFSQGKDPSQRNNLLDSVEQVGLERELAARVLTDEIYVAEVRNSQQNWQNQGIQAVPAFIFNNRFLLSGAQPVETLLQVIDECLQKS
- a CDS encoding SAM-dependent methyltransferase, which encodes MTTAKSLSSTSASTGLDWTRHLVLKTFDGLKGGAILMSQAGYESVHLGEKDHPDTVEVHILESQVFPRILKGGSIAAGETYMEGLWRCSNLHRLLQLLADNQDHLDSLDRKLHWFTSTWFKVQHFFRRNHKRQAKKNILAHYDLGNDFYQSFLDPQMQYSSALFAGQDISLAQAQSNKLKRICEQLKLESSDHLLEIGTGWGGLAIYAASHYGCKVTTTTISDKQHAYVCEQIEKQDLAHLITVLNKDYRELEGQYDKLVSIEMIEAVGERYLPGFAQLCASRLKVGGVMLLQAITIDDRRFSAYSKTVDFIQQFIFPGGFLPSPSLLNQLFTQQGLKPIQRLEMGIDYADTLQHWHHKVQQQRKSSGENFGFDEQFYRLWHFYFAYCEAGFRSHNTGTEQLTMVKG
- a CDS encoding DUF2878 family protein; this translates as MQWPVLVAFKLNWLAAFFWGEQAISFMLVGIAALMFFQVRHYQWAVLLPCSILAFVGVLLDLLLVQLGVLSFTSTNLPLFMMLLWCSFALFLPTLASLPKPIMPIFVAVMGPVSYYLASLAEVFSLQPGVWLGLLILLPLWSVFAYLAQTLLEKRYA
- a CDS encoding chalcone isomerase family protein; amino-acid sequence: MLKALVFASLVGVSPVESVDSLQLVGDAKLQVLFWPVYTVSLHSPDGRYQQDRYPMVLTIDYLRDIKRNKLIEATQDEWQRLGVCDEAPCQQWLSKLSSIWTDLQKGDQLQLVAESAHQGRFYLNGEHVGSLDEQLFSQHFLDIWLSENSRYPKQRRSLTGAN